In Synechococcus sp. CC9616, the following are encoded in one genomic region:
- a CDS encoding HD domain-containing protein encodes MSQRTYHDPLHGGIGMNAEDPAECMVIALVDSAAFQRLRRIRQLGPAFLTFHGAESSRFTHSLGVFHLARRAFRHLHSGDPDLAQHRGILYAAALLHDIGHGPLSHTGEDMFGYHHEAWSARVIREQPSIRDPLEDYAEGTADRVADLLEHGLTDRPVIKRLVSSQLDCDRLDYLVRDSYSTGTRYGQLDLDRILAGITLAPDGDLAIHPKGLMAVEHYLVVRNLMYRSVYNHRLNVVCNWLLERLVQTARNLGPGQVWTDDVMHQWLWAPAEMTLNVFLANDDLRTGYHLQRWQEEGPEPLADLCSRFLDRRLLKAIAVEHLSREKQLAALAIASRLAETIGYDATLCCGLRHQELRGYHPYRGGLRIWDGRHLLALEKVSPLVSSLVTPAETSWLIHPGEIHGDLLLAMDREGL; translated from the coding sequence ATGAGCCAGCGCACGTATCACGATCCACTCCACGGCGGAATCGGCATGAACGCCGAGGACCCGGCGGAGTGCATGGTGATTGCCCTCGTGGATTCAGCCGCCTTCCAACGACTGCGGCGAATCCGTCAACTCGGCCCAGCCTTCCTCACCTTTCATGGAGCCGAATCCAGTCGCTTCACCCATTCCCTGGGGGTGTTCCATCTCGCCAGGCGTGCCTTCCGGCACCTGCACAGCGGTGATCCTGACCTGGCGCAACACCGAGGGATTCTTTACGCCGCGGCCCTGCTCCATGACATCGGCCATGGCCCTCTCAGCCATACCGGGGAGGACATGTTCGGCTATCACCATGAAGCCTGGTCAGCCCGGGTGATCCGTGAGCAGCCAAGCATTCGGGACCCTCTGGAGGACTACGCCGAAGGAACGGCAGATCGCGTCGCGGATCTGCTCGAGCACGGACTGACCGATCGCCCAGTGATCAAGAGGCTGGTGAGCAGCCAGTTGGACTGTGACCGACTCGATTACCTGGTTCGGGACAGCTACAGCACCGGGACTCGCTACGGGCAGCTGGACCTCGACCGGATCCTTGCCGGCATCACCCTGGCGCCCGACGGCGATCTGGCCATTCACCCCAAAGGTCTGATGGCCGTGGAGCATTACCTGGTCGTGCGCAACCTGATGTATCGGAGCGTCTACAACCACCGACTCAACGTGGTGTGCAACTGGCTCCTTGAACGCCTGGTGCAGACGGCCCGCAATCTCGGACCGGGACAGGTCTGGACGGATGACGTCATGCATCAGTGGCTTTGGGCGCCAGCTGAGATGACGTTGAACGTCTTTCTGGCCAACGATGATTTGCGCACGGGCTATCACCTCCAACGCTGGCAGGAGGAGGGGCCGGAACCACTGGCTGATCTCTGCAGCCGCTTCCTGGATCGCCGCCTGTTGAAAGCCATCGCCGTGGAGCACCTCAGTCGCGAAAAACAGCTCGCAGCTCTGGCCATCGCCAGCCGGCTGGCCGAGACCATCGGTTACGACGCAACCCTCTGCTGCGGCCTGCGGCATCAAGAACTGAGGGGCTACCACCCCTATCGCGGTGGCCTCAGAATTTGGGATGGCCGCCATCTCCTGGCCTTAGAGAAAGTCTCACCCCTCGTGAGCAGTCTTGTGACGCCAGCGGAAACCTCATGGCTGATTCATCCCGGCGAGATCCATGGGGACCTGCTGCTTGCAATGGACCGTGAGGGTCTCTGA
- the petD gene encoding cytochrome b6-f complex subunit IV, with amino-acid sequence MHILKKPDLSDPKMRAKLAKGMGHNYYGEPAWPNDLLYIFPVVILGTIACIVGLAVLDPAMLGDKADPFATPLEILPEWYLYPVFQILRVVPNKLLGIALQTLVPLGLMLVPFIESFNKFQNPFRRPVAMVVFLFGTITTIYLGIGAALPIDKSLTLGLF; translated from the coding sequence ATGCACATCCTTAAAAAGCCAGATCTGTCCGATCCCAAGATGCGGGCCAAGCTCGCCAAGGGCATGGGTCACAACTATTACGGTGAACCCGCTTGGCCTAACGATCTTCTTTACATTTTCCCTGTCGTCATTCTCGGCACGATTGCTTGCATCGTTGGACTTGCAGTTCTTGATCCGGCCATGCTGGGTGATAAGGCCGATCCCTTTGCAACTCCTCTGGAAATTCTCCCTGAGTGGTACCTCTATCCCGTTTTCCAGATTCTGAGGGTCGTTCCCAACAAGCTTCTCGGTATTGCTCTGCAGACCCTTGTGCCTCTTGGTTTGATGTTGGTTCCCTTCATCGAAAGCTTCAACAAGTTCCAGAATCCGTTCCGTCGTCCTGTCGCCATGGTCGTGTTTCTGTTCGGAACCATCACCACCATTTACCTGGGAATTGGAGCTGCCCTTCCCATCGACAAATCTCTAACCCTCGGACTGTTTTGA
- the petB gene encoding cytochrome b6, giving the protein MANSSPVYDWFQERLEIQDIADDISSKYVPPHVNIFYCLGGITLVCFLIQFATGFAMTFYYKPTVAEAYTSVQYLMTDVSFGWLIRSVHRWSASMMVLMLILHVFRVYLTGGFKRPRELTWVTGVTMAVITVSFGVTGYSLPWDQVGYWAVKIVSGVPAAIPVVGDFMVELLRGGESVGQSTLTRFYSLHTFVMPWLLAVFMLMHFLMIRKQGISGPL; this is encoded by the coding sequence ATGGCGAACTCATCTCCGGTTTACGACTGGTTTCAGGAACGTCTTGAAATTCAAGACATTGCTGACGACATCAGCTCCAAATACGTGCCCCCCCACGTCAACATTTTCTATTGCTTGGGAGGAATCACGCTTGTTTGCTTCCTGATCCAGTTCGCGACCGGGTTCGCGATGACCTTCTACTACAAACCGACGGTGGCTGAGGCCTACACGTCGGTTCAGTACCTGATGACCGATGTCAGCTTCGGCTGGCTGATCCGTTCTGTGCACCGCTGGAGTGCATCGATGATGGTGTTGATGCTGATCCTGCATGTGTTCAGGGTCTATCTCACGGGTGGTTTCAAGCGTCCGCGTGAGCTCACCTGGGTAACAGGCGTCACCATGGCCGTGATCACGGTTTCTTTCGGGGTGACCGGTTATTCCCTCCCCTGGGACCAGGTTGGCTATTGGGCTGTGAAAATCGTGTCTGGAGTCCCCGCCGCCATCCCTGTTGTCGGCGATTTCATGGTTGAACTCCTTCGTGGTGGTGAAAGCGTTGGACAGTCCACCCTCACTCGCTTCTACAGCCTCCACACCTTCGTGATGCCTTGGTTGCTCGCGGTGTTCATGCTCATGCACTTCCTGATGATCCGGAAGCAAGGCATTTCTGGCCCGTTGTGA
- the ctpZ gene encoding carboxyl-terminal processing protease CtpZ codes for MYPFINEYSNPLRRLGCAAGRTLVAITLLLIVSLTPGVQSVDALSDAQQLVVDSWRLVNQGYFDPEQLDRVRWRRQRQKALEKTIVSSDDAYGAIETMLAVLDDPYTRLLRPEDYAALKDSTSGNLSGVGLQLGPGEETGEVVVISALDGSPAADADMSSGTKILAVDHQSVEPLGLEGTAEALRGDVGTQVVLTIQGADGLERELDLERRHVDLRPVRTRRLRNDSHTLGYIRITQFTEGVPEQVLEALQELQAKDVEGLVLDLRNNSGGLVSSGLAVADDFLSGAAIVETRDREGINDTIRANVGTVFDGPMLTLVNGGTASASEILAGALQDNDRSSLMGSRTFGKGLIQTLTNLSDGSGLAVTVAGYVTPSGRDIQGEGIEPERILDGPEPLNPGAEGDRWITEAMNWMGSQLEMESLLETEQNTSEA; via the coding sequence ATGTATCCGTTTATTAACGAATATTCAAATCCACTGCGCCGCCTGGGGTGTGCGGCTGGCCGAACGCTCGTTGCGATCACATTGCTTCTGATCGTCAGCCTCACGCCTGGGGTCCAGTCCGTCGACGCCCTCAGCGATGCCCAGCAACTTGTGGTCGACAGTTGGCGTTTGGTCAACCAGGGGTATTTCGATCCGGAGCAACTGGATCGCGTGCGCTGGCGGCGACAACGACAGAAAGCTCTCGAGAAAACGATCGTCAGCAGTGATGACGCCTACGGAGCCATTGAAACGATGCTCGCCGTCCTGGACGACCCATACACACGCCTGCTCAGACCTGAGGACTACGCAGCGCTGAAGGACAGCACCAGCGGCAACCTCAGCGGGGTTGGCTTGCAGCTGGGTCCTGGAGAGGAGACAGGGGAGGTGGTTGTGATTTCCGCCCTCGATGGCTCACCGGCAGCCGACGCGGATATGAGCAGCGGGACCAAGATCCTTGCGGTGGACCACCAATCGGTGGAACCGTTGGGCCTTGAGGGAACAGCTGAGGCCCTGCGCGGTGATGTCGGCACACAGGTCGTGCTGACGATCCAGGGAGCCGATGGACTGGAACGGGAGCTTGATCTCGAACGCCGCCATGTCGATCTGCGACCGGTCCGCACGAGACGCTTGCGCAATGACTCGCACACACTGGGTTACATCCGGATCACCCAATTCACCGAAGGGGTTCCAGAGCAGGTCCTGGAAGCTCTCCAGGAGCTTCAGGCAAAAGACGTCGAGGGGCTCGTCCTAGATCTCCGCAACAATTCCGGTGGGCTTGTCAGCTCAGGGCTGGCGGTGGCCGATGACTTCCTGAGTGGTGCGGCGATCGTCGAAACCCGTGATCGGGAGGGCATCAACGACACCATCCGAGCCAACGTCGGAACTGTTTTCGACGGTCCGATGCTGACCCTTGTCAACGGTGGGACAGCAAGCGCCAGTGAAATCCTTGCTGGTGCCCTTCAGGACAACGATCGCTCGTCGCTGATGGGCAGCCGCACCTTTGGGAAAGGGCTGATCCAGACCCTGACAAACCTCAGCGATGGCAGTGGTCTTGCCGTCACTGTGGCTGGGTATGTCACACCCAGTGGCCGGGATATCCAGGGCGAGGGAATTGAGCCGGAGCGCATTCTCGATGGACCAGAGCCACTCAACCCAGGAGCCGAGGGCGATCGCTGGATCACGGAAGCCATGAACTGGATGGGTTCGCAGCTGGAGATGGAGTCGCTGCTGGAGACGGAGCAAAACACCAGCGAGGCATGA